The genome window GGCAGCCATGTGCCGTGGTACGCTCCCGCGTGATATGCCATGAACAGAACGGCGGACGCGATTATGGCCGCCGTGACATTGGTCTGGGATCGTATGGTCTGGAAAATATAACTCCGCACCAGCACTTCCTGGGTGACCGTATTGAGGAGCAGGCCGGCGGCTGACCATGCGAGCACCGATACAGATATATCCGCTCCGCGTTGAACCTGCAGCGAACCGGAGATCCACATGACCACCAGCGAGAGTGTCAGCCAGGCCGCGCCGATACCGAGCCCCGCGAGAAGATCGCGGATCCAGCGATCAGGAGAAAATCCCAGCGACAGAAACGACCTTCGATCGATGAAATGCGTCATGAACCAGGCGACAGCCAGGATCGTTGACACGCCGGCAGCCTCCAAATACATCCGCAACTGAAGCGCGGAAGTTTGCTGGAGCTGTTCAAACCTGGCTCCGAACGGAATGACGAACGGGGCAAGCAACAGTCCCCACAAGACAAAGAACAGTCCGGTTTTCCAGAGAATAATCCAAGTTCGGGTGAACCATGTCATGGTTTGTTTCATCCAATGAGTTCTCTTGAGGAGGGTTGCATTCAACGTACCGAACGCGAAGGGACAGATCAACAAGAATCACTACGGAGGTGGCGACCCATCTCTTCTTGAGAATGCAGTTTTGCTTTGCGCTCCTGGCGCTTTTGCGCGAAATTTCTCTAGCCGAGCTTCGGAAAGCCTGCATAGCTCCGCAAGATATTCACAATCGCCAACAGCGATAAGCCGAGCGAGAGCACTATGAACAGCCAGATCGGGCTGCTTCCGATGATGCCCTGCAGTGCGTAGAAGTCCCCTCTGTCGCCAGTGATGAATCCCACTGTTTCGCATACGAAGTCGAATGCAGGCCGGAGACACAGGAGCATGAAAACAAGTCCAACCCAGAAAGGATTCCCGGAAAACGTCCGCCGCAAGAGGAGCATACCGGTCACAAGACAAGCCAAATCCAGCATGTAGGGAGCGCCTGTCGTGATGAGTTGCTGCCAGCTTTGCGTGACTCCTTCCGTCGTGATCCATGCACGTCCAAACTCGCTGTTCCAGAAGCTCGGTATAAGCTTCATGGAGGTGACTTTGCCGCCAACCAGATACGTCGCGGCAACATGACTCAATTCGTGTATCGGCGAATAGACCGGATACCACAGCACAGGTATGCTCACCATACACGGTATGATGCTGCGTTGCGGCCAGGAACTCCTAAGGTAGAGGAAGAGGAGGGGGGTGACGATTGTCAGACATATCTCAAGCGTGCTTGACAAATAGTAGTTCATGTGACTGTCTCTGCTTTGTCCTGCATAGAAGACGGATGTCCGGCACCAGCCTCGACACCCTTCGACTTCGTGCCCGCCTATCGGCGGCCACTGCGCTCAGGGTGACGAGATAATGTTCTTCTACAGGGGACGGCCAAAAAAACGTCAGTCTGAGTATAGTCGAAGAGTGTCCCGGGCTCTGAGCACCCTTCGACTTCGTGCCCGCCTATCGGCGGTCACTGCGCTCAGGGTGACCGAAGCTTGCTTGCCCCGGATTGTTCGGGACCCGCCTTTTGGAGCCATAAGGCAGATGGGGATCTGCACACTTGAATTGTCAACGCAGGCGAGCGTACGCGAACCAGATCCTTCGTTGCAGTGCTGTCCCAAACGTACTATCGACCTTTTGAGTTTCGTCGAGAAATCTTCAATGATGATAATTTCAGAAGGCTCAACGTGGTCGAAATATCATTTCGACCTACATGTGGGACAGCCCCTGCGTTCAGGATGACCAGGATGTCTGCCTGCAATTACTCCTGAATCTTCGTTACGAATATCGTCTTGCCGCGCTGGAGATCTCTCTTCGTGCCATCAGGCAGCACGGCAATCGCTTCGATCCCTTTCGGTATCGTCACGTTCATCGAGAACGAACCGTTCACCTGTTTCCAATTCACCTTAATCATTCCCGACGGAGAGTTGAACGAAGCCGCGACGCTGTCGAGCGAGCCCGGAGTCGGAGCGATCAACACCTTCTTCCACCCAACGCTTCCGGGCTGCTGTCGTATACCTGCCAGATACGCGTAGTGCCATTCCATCAAGTGCCCGAGCATGAAGTGATTCATGCTGTTTCCAGTTCCCGGCCGAGCATCCCAGCTCTCGGGAAGCGATGTGAAGCCCTGGTTCACCATAAATCCGTAACTCCCCTGGGTCGTTCTACTATAGACGCGGTGCAGGACATCGCTCCGGTTTCCGTCGGCCAATGCCCGGATGAAGAATACCTGAAGCACCTCGCCAACAGTCTGCTGATAATCGCGTTTCTGCAGGTCATTCACAATTGCCTGCAGTACAGCCGGGCGATCGGTCTCGGGAACAAGTCCGACACACAGCGCAACGCTGTGTCCGGCCTGACAGGAACCGTTGTTCTTGAATGTTCTTGTGTCGGGGTCGTAGAATCGCCTCAGGAAATCTTTTTTTATCTGGTTGAAAAGGCTTTGATACTTCACCGCTTCGTCCAATTTTCCAAGTACACCTGCCGCATCCGAAACAGTCTTTGCACCGAGAGCCCAGATCGCCGTCGCGCTCAGCTCGTTTGGCGTCCACTGCGACGGCCCGTCTCCTTTGCCGTGACCGTAATCGTACCAGTCACCCAGGTTGCTGTTGATGATCCCGTCCTTGGCCGTGGATGACAGGTAATCGACGAACTTGCGCATGCTTTCGAAATTCGACTTCAGCACGCTCGTGTTGCCGTACCATTCGTACAAATGCCACGGCACGAGCACCGAAGAAACTCCCCACTCGGGAGCTTCGTTCCAGTATCCGTGCGGAGGTATGGCGACGAGGTAGTTCGGACAGTTGGTCGGCACGTGCCCATCCGGAAGTTGTGTGTCCTTGAGATCGCGCGCGATTTTCGTAAACCAGTTCTCGACATTGAACCGGTAGCTCATCGCCCGGCCCATGTGCCAGTTCTCCTCCTGCCAGCCGTTTTTTTCGCGGTGCGGACAATCAGTTGCAACGTAGCTCATGTTCGACCGGATCGACCAGTCGATCATGTGCTCCGCGCGGTTCTGCATTTCGCTCGAGCATGTGAATGTGCCGACGAGCGGGTTCGCGGTGCGGACATGAACCAATTCCATCTTTTTTATGACAGGGAGTTTCTGTGGATTCGGATCGCCCTCCGGCACGGCTCCGGTGACACCCACATACTGGCATCCAACATAACAGAAAAGAATCTGATGCGACTCGTTCTTGCCTCCGGCCGTCGTGTAATCGTGCCAGATGTCTTTGCCTGTTCCCCACGTGTAGGTGAATTTCACATGTCCGGTGGAGTCCATAAACTCACACGGTTTCAAACGGATGGTTTGTCCAGCGGCTCCCGAGACTGTAAAGCGCAGGAGTGCAGAGCTGTTTTGCGGGAAGACGTACGTGTATTCACCGGGATTGGGTGACATCACCTTCGTGGTCTTAAACACTTCGAACGCCTGCATTGCCGGGCCGTTGTATTTCTCAAGTGATGCTGCGGGAGGTTGAACAGTCGCGACCGGTTTCCACGAAGCATCGTTGAATCCCGGAGCGTTCCAGCCGGAGGGCACAAGCCGCGCATCATAGTCTTCGCCGGCGTAGATGTGCGAGAATGTCAGCGGTCCACTTTGCCACTTCCATGATTCATCGCTCATGACAACCTGTTCCTTGCCGTCTCTTGTCTTGATCCGTGCATCGAGCCAAAGGAGATACGGATATCCGGCTGCGAAGTCGGGCATGGCGTCGGTCTTGACGTACCGTCCGGTGTCGTTTGCCGCCGTGACTTGCCAGAACGAGTTTCCGAGCATCACGCCCCAGACGTTTTCTCCGTTCCTGAGCAGCTTGCTGATCTCGAATTCCTGCCAGTAGATCGTCTTGTTGTACTGCGACCATGGCTGGTTGATGAGCGACGTCCCGACGCGTTTGCCGTTGAGGAAAAGCTCATAGTGCCCGAGTCCAATGACACGCACCGTGGCGCCCTTGACCAGTCCGTTCACCGTGAACGTGGATCGCAGTATGGGGCAGGGGGTTTTCTCGTTCGTCGCTCCGGCGGCGTACGGGGAGATCCAGTGTGAAGCAGCGGAAATCAAAGGTTGAGCCGATGAAGAATATGGAATAATGGAAAAGTGGATGAGGCAGAAGATCAGTGCAATGCAGAAAGAGTATCGCATGGTGGTTTGGTCCTCGTTGATTGGCCACGGATTACACGGAAAGAACACGGATCTGCACAGATAACGATCCGTCGAAATCCGTACCATCAGTGTAATTCGTGGCTAATTCTTTTTCTTCGACAGTTTAACTGTCGAAGAAGGTCCATGTCCGACAGTTGAACTGTCGGACAACAGCTGGGTTGTCATCCGTGGTTCATTTATTTCATCGGATTTGATTGGCCACGGATCACACGGAAGGAACACGGATCTGCACAGATAACGACCCGTCGAAATCCGTACCATCAGTGTAATCCGTGGCTAATTCTTTTTCATTAAACGTGAGAGAGCAACTCTGGAAATGAATCTATGATGAAATCCGGCTCGAGCTGTTGCATCTGTTCCTTTGAAAGCGAGCCATACGTTACGCCGCAGGTTGCGATGTCGGCGCGCTTGCCTGCGTGTATATCGTTATCTGTGTCGCCGACCATGAGGGTTGCCGATCGCTCCCACGACTGTTCTTCCAGTATCTTGTTGATGATATAAGGGTCTGGTTTGAAGGGGATGTTATCGCTCCCCTGGATCTGGTCGAAATGGCCGTCGATGCCAAAATGCGTCAGCACCCGTCGTGTGCCGGGAGTCAGCTTCGTTGTGGCTGTCGCAAGACGAATTCCCTTCGCACGGATGGCTTCGAGCGTTTCCCTGACGTTCGGGAAAAGCTTCGTTGTTTCAAGTGCACGCGGCGGATAGTGCGCCTTGTAGAGCTCGGCTGCTTCGGCAATCCGGTGATGC of Ignavibacteriales bacterium contains these proteins:
- a CDS encoding type II CAAX endopeptidase family protein; amino-acid sequence: MKQTMTWFTRTWIILWKTGLFFVLWGLLLAPFVIPFGARFEQLQQTSALQLRMYLEAAGVSTILAVAWFMTHFIDRRSFLSLGFSPDRWIRDLLAGLGIGAAWLTLSLVVMWISGSLQVQRGADISVSVLAWSAAGLLLNTVTQEVLVRSYIFQTIRSQTNVTAAIIASAVLFMAYHAGAYHGTWLPAFNVFAAGILFALAYQLTGNLWLPIGIHFIWNFLIDPVLGLSVSGTTQLKERWQLVTLQGSAWLTGGAFGLEGGLAVTVTTWLGILMLFVLLRRQTAAKHTASGRS
- a CDS encoding family 78 glycoside hydrolase catalytic domain, with translation MRYSFCIALIFCLIHFSIIPYSSSAQPLISAASHWISPYAAGATNEKTPCPILRSTFTVNGLVKGATVRVIGLGHYELFLNGKRVGTSLINQPWSQYNKTIYWQEFEISKLLRNGENVWGVMLGNSFWQVTAANDTGRYVKTDAMPDFAAGYPYLLWLDARIKTRDGKEQVVMSDESWKWQSGPLTFSHIYAGEDYDARLVPSGWNAPGFNDASWKPVATVQPPAASLEKYNGPAMQAFEVFKTTKVMSPNPGEYTYVFPQNSSALLRFTVSGAAGQTIRLKPCEFMDSTGHVKFTYTWGTGKDIWHDYTTAGGKNESHQILFCYVGCQYVGVTGAVPEGDPNPQKLPVIKKMELVHVRTANPLVGTFTCSSEMQNRAEHMIDWSIRSNMSYVATDCPHREKNGWQEENWHMGRAMSYRFNVENWFTKIARDLKDTQLPDGHVPTNCPNYLVAIPPHGYWNEAPEWGVSSVLVPWHLYEWYGNTSVLKSNFESMRKFVDYLSSTAKDGIINSNLGDWYDYGHGKGDGPSQWTPNELSATAIWALGAKTVSDAAGVLGKLDEAVKYQSLFNQIKKDFLRRFYDPDTRTFKNNGSCQAGHSVALCVGLVPETDRPAVLQAIVNDLQKRDYQQTVGEVLQVFFIRALADGNRSDVLHRVYSRTTQGSYGFMVNQGFTSLPESWDARPGTGNSMNHFMLGHLMEWHYAYLAGIRQQPGSVGWKKVLIAPTPGSLDSVAASFNSPSGMIKVNWKQVNGSFSMNVTIPKGIEAIAVLPDGTKRDLQRGKTIFVTKIQE
- a CDS encoding HAD-IA family hydrolase, with translation MLHGSTTNIIFDLDGTLVDSKRDIAGAQLWVLHQLGVDSFKLEDIYPLIGKPLTETFTRLLPPDLHHRIAEAAELYKAHYPPRALETTKLFPNVRETLEAIRAKGIRLATATTKLTPGTRRVLTHFGIDGHFDQIQGSDNIPFKPDPYIINKILEEQSWERSATLMVGDTDNDIHAGKRADIATCGVTYGSLSKEQMQQLEPDFIIDSFPELLSHV